A single Alkalibaculum bacchi DNA region contains:
- a CDS encoding phosphopentomutase, translating into MKRVIWIVIDSVGIGELPDAKLYNDEGSNTLENIYKSIDNFSLPHLESLGLGLIDGVKEIPKVGKPRGAYGKSIEKSPGKDTTTGHWEMAGIILDNPFPTFTEKGFPQEFIDSFQKEIGREVIGNYAASGTEIIQKLGNEHVRTGKPIVYTSADSVFQIAAHEEVIPLEELYRICEIARKRLVGDLSVGRVIARPFVGNNGNYTRTSNRHDYSLKPTEETVLNKVKDGSLAVMGIGKIHDIFAGEGLTDVLKMKNNDEGMDRILEFMESGKSGLIFVNLVDFDMIYGHRNDVEGYANALKAFDDKLPQIINAMEREDVLIINADHGCDPTTPSTDHSREYIPILVYGDQVKSVNLGIRETFADIGATVCELLGVEKIRNGTSFAKEMV; encoded by the coding sequence ATGAAGCGAGTAATATGGATTGTAATAGACAGTGTAGGTATTGGGGAATTACCTGATGCGAAACTGTATAACGATGAAGGCAGTAATACTTTAGAAAACATCTATAAAAGTATAGACAACTTTTCGTTGCCCCATTTAGAATCTTTGGGTTTAGGATTAATTGACGGTGTTAAAGAGATTCCAAAGGTAGGCAAACCAAGAGGTGCATACGGTAAATCAATAGAGAAATCTCCTGGAAAGGATACTACTACAGGACATTGGGAAATGGCTGGGATTATCTTAGACAACCCCTTTCCTACCTTTACAGAAAAGGGATTTCCTCAGGAATTTATTGATTCGTTTCAGAAGGAAATAGGAAGAGAAGTCATAGGAAATTATGCGGCTTCAGGAACAGAAATCATACAAAAATTAGGGAATGAACACGTAAGGACTGGAAAACCCATTGTGTACACTTCAGCAGATAGTGTCTTTCAAATTGCAGCTCATGAAGAGGTAATACCACTAGAAGAATTGTATAGAATATGTGAAATTGCCCGAAAACGATTAGTAGGAGATCTTAGTGTAGGACGAGTTATTGCCAGACCTTTTGTAGGCAATAATGGCAATTATACTAGAACATCTAATAGACACGACTATTCATTAAAGCCTACAGAGGAGACCGTTTTAAACAAAGTAAAAGATGGATCCTTAGCCGTTATGGGAATAGGGAAAATCCATGATATTTTCGCTGGTGAAGGGTTAACAGATGTTCTAAAGATGAAGAACAATGATGAGGGAATGGATCGAATATTAGAATTTATGGAAAGTGGTAAATCAGGACTCATCTTTGTTAATTTAGTGGATTTTGATATGATCTATGGTCATCGAAATGATGTAGAAGGTTATGCAAATGCGCTAAAAGCTTTTGATGATAAATTACCACAGATTATAAACGCAATGGAGAGGGAAGATGTACTCATCATTAATGCAGATCATGGATGCGATCCGACTACGCCTAGCACAGACCATTCTAGAGAATACATCCCTATACTAGTTTATGGCGATCAAGTAAAGAGCGTAAATCTAGGAATTCGCGAAACTTTTGCAGATATTGGAGCGACTGTGTGTGAGCTACTCGGGGTGGAGAAGATTAGGAATGGAACTTCTTTTGCGAAGGAAATGGTTTAA
- a CDS encoding D-alanyl-D-alanine carboxypeptidase family protein — MKKSISFFLTCLLLFNYTIVSAEPATEEGKDAQTEGLQIESSSAILIDAATGQILYEKNANERRAPASVTKVMTMLIIMEELDKENISINDQVTVSQFAADMGGSQLFLEPSETVSVDDLLKGIAIESANDAAATMAEYIAGDYQSFIGMMNEKAKELGMKDTQFMNSNGLPAEGHYSSANDIALMSKELVKYPKIHEYLTIWMTDVNVGKNDDKVRTLANTNKLLRRDNRVDGLKTGYTDDAGYCLSATAKEGSMRLISVVLDAPSSNDRFDEALQLLNYGFSQYKNETVVEENMVLDTIPINRGVKEEINVVTKDGYSQLMLKSEKKEFKQEVKLNENISAPIAKGDKVGELKILENGKEVTKIDLIAEEDVEKINFFNLFNKFITQFINLSN, encoded by the coding sequence ATGAAAAAATCAATTTCTTTCTTTTTAACTTGTCTACTGCTATTTAATTATACTATAGTAAGTGCAGAGCCAGCTACGGAAGAAGGCAAAGATGCGCAGACAGAGGGGCTTCAGATTGAATCTTCATCTGCAATACTAATAGATGCAGCTACTGGACAAATACTTTATGAGAAAAATGCCAATGAAAGGCGTGCTCCAGCAAGTGTTACAAAAGTAATGACTATGCTTATTATTATGGAAGAATTAGATAAAGAGAATATCTCAATAAATGATCAAGTTACAGTGAGCCAATTTGCTGCAGATATGGGTGGTTCTCAGCTGTTTTTAGAGCCTTCAGAAACCGTAAGCGTAGACGATTTGCTCAAGGGCATTGCCATTGAATCAGCAAATGATGCAGCAGCTACTATGGCAGAGTATATTGCAGGAGATTATCAATCTTTTATCGGAATGATGAATGAAAAGGCAAAAGAATTAGGTATGAAGGACACCCAATTTATGAATTCAAATGGATTGCCTGCAGAAGGGCATTATAGTAGTGCAAATGATATTGCCTTGATGAGCAAAGAGCTAGTAAAATACCCTAAAATTCATGAATATCTGACTATTTGGATGACAGATGTGAACGTAGGGAAAAATGATGACAAAGTTCGAACTTTGGCCAATACAAATAAATTGCTTCGAAGGGATAATCGAGTCGACGGCCTTAAAACAGGATATACAGATGACGCTGGTTACTGTTTAAGTGCTACGGCAAAAGAAGGTTCTATGAGATTAATCTCCGTTGTCTTAGATGCGCCAAGCTCTAATGATCGATTTGATGAAGCCTTGCAATTATTAAATTATGGATTTAGCCAATATAAAAATGAAACCGTTGTAGAAGAAAATATGGTATTAGACACCATACCGATTAATCGAGGAGTAAAAGAAGAAATTAATGTTGTTACAAAAGATGGATACAGCCAGCTTATGTTAAAAAGCGAAAAAAAGGAATTTAAACAAGAAGTAAAACTAAATGAAAACATAAGTGCTCCAATAGCAAAAGGAGATAAAGTTGGAGAATTAAAGATTTTAGAAAATGGAAAAGAAGTAACAAAGATTGACCTTATAGCGGAAGAAGATGTAGAAAAGATCAATTTCTTTAATCTCTTTAACAAATTTATCACTCAATTTATAAACTTAAGCAACTAA
- the lysA gene encoding diaminopimelate decarboxylase — protein MMTNYLFSNHDTVALAEKYGTPLYVISEDIIRENLTKIINAFTKQNATYDINYAGKAFLNLAMCNIIKDMGVSLDVVSGGELYTAYMASFPMERVCLHGSNKTVEEIKMAIEYNIGKVIVDSKYELELLNAICEEHNHVMRVSIRVSPGVEAHTHEFIQTGKIDSKFGIPLKQVRDLFDFSKDLKNINIIGLHCHIGSQIIDEEPFLVTAEVMLNLMKELKEDGFSLTELNLGGGFGIPQMRHDASFNVDQYIEKLMSTVRRICSEIQLEVPKIVVEPGRYTVGTAGITLYKIGTVKEIPEIRKYVSVDGGMTDNPRPALYGAVYDAIVANKTLVSEEQEIVTISGRCCESDTLIKDIQLPKVEPGDILAVLNTGAYNYAMSSNYNKIPRPAVVLLRGDEDEIIVRRETYEDIVAKDMLPSWQK, from the coding sequence ATGATGACAAATTATCTTTTTTCAAACCATGACACCGTAGCTTTAGCAGAAAAGTATGGTACTCCACTATACGTGATCAGTGAAGATATAATAAGAGAAAATTTAACAAAAATAATAAATGCATTTACAAAACAAAATGCTACATATGATATTAATTATGCTGGCAAAGCTTTTTTAAATTTGGCAATGTGCAATATTATAAAGGATATGGGCGTATCTTTAGACGTAGTATCAGGGGGAGAACTTTACACAGCGTATATGGCAAGTTTTCCTATGGAAAGAGTTTGTCTTCATGGTAGCAATAAAACAGTTGAAGAAATAAAAATGGCCATCGAATACAATATCGGCAAAGTAATTGTCGATAGCAAATATGAACTAGAACTTTTAAATGCCATCTGCGAAGAACACAATCATGTAATGAGAGTGTCTATACGAGTTTCCCCAGGTGTTGAAGCACATACTCATGAATTTATACAAACAGGAAAAATAGACTCAAAATTTGGTATACCTTTAAAACAAGTAAGAGATTTATTTGATTTTAGCAAAGACTTAAAAAACATTAATATTATCGGCTTACACTGTCATATAGGATCCCAAATAATTGATGAAGAGCCTTTTTTAGTCACTGCAGAAGTAATGCTTAATTTAATGAAAGAGCTAAAAGAAGACGGATTTTCTTTAACCGAGTTAAATTTAGGTGGTGGATTTGGTATTCCACAAATGAGACATGATGCAAGCTTTAATGTAGATCAGTATATTGAAAAACTAATGAGTACAGTGAGAAGGATTTGCAGCGAAATTCAATTAGAGGTGCCTAAAATCGTCGTTGAGCCAGGTCGTTATACAGTAGGAACGGCAGGCATTACATTGTATAAGATTGGTACAGTAAAGGAAATACCCGAAATCCGAAAATACGTCAGCGTTGATGGAGGAATGACGGACAACCCTCGGCCTGCATTGTATGGTGCAGTCTATGATGCCATAGTAGCCAATAAAACTTTAGTTTCTGAGGAACAAGAGATTGTCACTATAAGCGGAAGATGTTGTGAAAGCGACACCCTTATAAAAGACATCCAATTGCCAAAAGTAGAACCAGGAGATATCTTAGCCGTCTTAAATACAGGTGCTTATAATTATGCTATGTCTAGTAATTACAACAAAATACCAAGACCAGCAGTAGTTCTCTTAAGAGGAGATGAAGATGAGATCATTGTAAGAAGAGAAACCTACGAGGACATTGTCGCAAAAGACATGTTGCCAAGCTGGCAGAAATAA
- a CDS encoding site-2 protease family protein, whose protein sequence is MGGILNNILSNIVGSLQAMIYTLPALLITITLHELAHGYTAYKLGDPTAKSAGRLTLNPIKHIDPMGLLCLFILRFGWAKPVPYNPNYFKNRRKGTFLVSLAGPLTNIILGLISLIAMFLLNSTGTTAYLFFELLFIYNVSFAVFNLIPVPPLDGSKIVASILPGKLEEMFWKVERYGYVVLLILIFTNVLDYILNPAIEFMMIGMFSLVRLFF, encoded by the coding sequence ATGGGTGGCATATTAAACAATATTTTAAGCAATATTGTGGGTTCATTACAGGCTATGATTTATACTTTGCCAGCGTTGCTTATTACTATTACTCTACATGAATTAGCACATGGCTATACTGCATATAAATTAGGGGATCCTACGGCAAAATCTGCGGGGCGGCTTACTTTAAATCCCATTAAGCACATAGATCCTATGGGTCTTTTATGCCTTTTTATTTTGAGGTTTGGATGGGCAAAACCAGTTCCGTATAATCCAAACTATTTTAAAAACAGAAGAAAGGGCACCTTTTTAGTTTCACTTGCAGGGCCCTTGACAAATATTATCCTAGGTCTTATTTCACTTATAGCAATGTTTCTGTTAAACTCTACAGGTACCACTGCCTATCTTTTCTTTGAGTTGCTCTTTATCTACAATGTGAGTTTTGCCGTCTTTAATTTAATTCCTGTTCCACCTCTAGATGGTTCAAAAATCGTAGCGAGCATTTTACCTGGTAAATTAGAAGAAATGTTTTGGAAGGTCGAAAGATACGGTTATGTAGTATTGCTCATATTAATCTTTACAAATGTCCTAGACTATATATTAAACCCAGCCATTGAATTTATGATGATTGGGATGTTTTCTTTGGTGAGGTTGTTTTTTTAA
- a CDS encoding segregation and condensation protein A: MEYEIRLQEFAGPLDLLLHLIKKHEIDIFDIPISQITDQYLEYINQMKEYNMDYSSEFVVMAAQLLQIKSNLLLPPEEDEEGNEIDPRLELAEKIYEYKIYKEISEYLQNQGEISMQVHYKDPEYWENTNKIITEIDVESLFQAFKRVLAKSKVEKVENILHKIERETVRVEDKMRDIISLLEDKREISFSSLFDTTISRTKIIVTFLALLELIKNNFVLCAQERICGEIVIWKIR, translated from the coding sequence ATGGAATACGAGATAAGGCTTCAAGAGTTTGCAGGGCCCTTGGATTTGCTTTTGCATTTGATTAAAAAACATGAAATCGACATTTTCGATATTCCAATCTCTCAAATCACAGACCAGTATTTAGAGTACATCAATCAAATGAAAGAATACAATATGGACTACTCTAGTGAATTTGTGGTCATGGCTGCTCAGCTTTTACAGATAAAATCCAATCTACTCCTTCCTCCTGAAGAAGATGAAGAAGGAAATGAGATCGATCCAAGGTTGGAACTTGCTGAGAAGATCTACGAGTATAAAATTTATAAAGAGATAAGCGAATACTTGCAAAACCAAGGGGAAATATCTATGCAAGTACACTATAAAGATCCAGAGTACTGGGAAAATACTAATAAAATAATTACTGAAATTGATGTTGAAAGTCTTTTTCAGGCGTTTAAAAGAGTTTTGGCCAAAAGCAAAGTGGAGAAGGTTGAAAATATCCTTCATAAAATAGAAAGAGAGACTGTACGAGTAGAGGATAAAATGAGAGATATTATAAGTCTTCTCGAGGACAAAAGAGAGATTTCTTTTAGTAGTCTTTTTGACACTACCATCTCCCGTACAAAAATCATTGTGACTTTTTTGGCTTTACTAGAATTAATAAAAAATAATTTCGTCTTATGTGCCCAAGAGAGAATTTGTGGTGAGATTGTAATTTGGAAAATTAGGTGA
- the scpB gene encoding SMC-Scp complex subunit ScpB, with amino-acid sequence MKDELLGPLEAILFAVGEPISINEIANSLNINTTDTKDLLEELQEKYTNSNRGIQLIQIQSKYQLGTKTEFHHYIDDLLVERNKAGLSQAALETLSIVAYKQPVTRIEIEQIRGVKSSSALQTLVDRNLIKEAGRLEAPGKPILYGITPDFLKYAGITTIEELPSFEEFVQSTEESSK; translated from the coding sequence ATGAAAGATGAGCTATTGGGACCACTAGAAGCTATTCTCTTTGCAGTAGGTGAGCCTATTAGCATAAATGAAATAGCAAATAGTTTGAATATAAACACGACAGATACTAAAGATTTATTAGAAGAATTACAAGAAAAGTATACGAATAGCAATAGAGGAATACAGTTAATACAAATCCAATCCAAATATCAACTAGGTACAAAGACAGAATTTCACCATTATATTGATGATTTACTAGTAGAGCGAAACAAAGCTGGTCTATCTCAGGCCGCTTTAGAAACTTTATCCATTGTAGCCTATAAGCAACCAGTTACTCGAATTGAAATTGAACAGATAAGAGGAGTAAAGTCATCTAGTGCACTACAGACTTTAGTTGATCGTAATCTCATAAAAGAGGCAGGCAGATTAGAGGCACCAGGTAAGCCAATCCTTTATGGAATAACACCGGATTTTCTAAAATATGCAGGAATTACTACAATAGAGGAATTGCCTTCTTTTGAGGAATTTGTACAATCAACAGAAGAAAGTTCCAAGTAA
- a CDS encoding D-alanyl-D-alanine carboxypeptidase family protein yields MIKMCSTVLCIVIILSFFLPTAAMAIDVPSQSAILIEEKTGRILYNKNSETEMAMASTTKIMTAILALEYGNLDDVVVVGEEAANVEGSSIYIEKGDKITLEDLVYGLMLRSGNDAAYAIATHISGSLKNFVELMNEKAQIIGATNTNFTNPHGLYEKEHYTTAKDLALITQYAFRNEDFKKIMSAKKTDIKINNQVHTLYNKNKLLTGYDGGNGVKTGYTIDAGKCLVFSAEREGMQMIGVILRASDIWAESRILLDYGFEQYTTKNVMKKGEYITSIYVEDGINDQFKIISDENIDIPIKQGENIERVLNVNNIMAAPIYNKQRIGSVDFLIDGEIIYSKDLYSPQKVYEKDYLKFLRENLRDYFNILSQEIPIEALDIKWLDAS; encoded by the coding sequence ATGATAAAAATGTGTTCAACTGTACTATGTATCGTCATTATTTTAAGTTTCTTTCTACCAACAGCTGCTATGGCCATAGATGTGCCATCTCAGTCTGCTATATTAATTGAAGAAAAAACGGGTAGAATATTGTATAATAAGAATAGTGAAACGGAAATGGCGATGGCAAGTACTACTAAGATTATGACTGCTATTTTAGCTTTAGAGTATGGGAATTTAGATGATGTGGTAGTCGTAGGTGAAGAAGCAGCTAATGTAGAAGGCTCATCTATTTACATTGAAAAGGGAGATAAAATCACTTTAGAAGATTTAGTATATGGACTCATGCTTCGCTCTGGAAATGATGCAGCTTACGCTATAGCTACTCACATTTCAGGTAGTTTAAAGAATTTTGTGGAATTGATGAATGAGAAAGCTCAAATAATAGGGGCTACTAATACAAATTTTACAAATCCTCATGGCTTATATGAAAAAGAACATTATACCACAGCAAAAGACTTAGCTCTTATCACACAATACGCCTTTAGAAACGAAGATTTTAAAAAAATTATGAGCGCAAAAAAAACAGATATTAAAATCAACAATCAAGTTCATACTCTGTACAATAAGAATAAACTTCTTACTGGATATGATGGAGGAAATGGCGTAAAAACAGGTTATACTATAGATGCAGGTAAATGTTTGGTTTTTTCTGCTGAAAGAGAAGGCATGCAAATGATAGGTGTAATCTTAAGGGCTAGTGATATATGGGCAGAGTCAAGAATCTTATTAGATTATGGATTTGAACAATACACCACAAAAAATGTTATGAAAAAGGGAGAGTATATTACTTCTATATATGTAGAAGATGGCATAAATGATCAATTTAAAATCATTTCTGACGAAAATATTGACATTCCCATCAAACAAGGAGAAAATATAGAACGGGTGCTTAATGTAAACAATATTATGGCTGCTCCTATATATAACAAACAAAGAATTGGAAGTGTAGATTTCTTAATTGATGGAGAAATCATCTATTCAAAAGACCTCTACAGCCCACAGAAGGTATACGAAAAAGATTATCTTAAGTTCTTGAGAGAGAATTTGCGAGATTATTTTAATATTCTTAGTCAGGAAATACCAATTGAAGCACTAGATATTAAGTGGCTAGACGCTAGTTAG
- a CDS encoding pseudouridine synthase — MRLQKFLANHGVDSRRKCEEHIKDGRVKVNNEVITEMGFIVDPDQDEVTFDGKKIGTNEKKVYIMLNKPRGVITSVKDNFNRQTVLDLVHLEERVYPVGRLDYDTEGLLLLTNDGDFTYTMTHPKHHIGKTYVAKIKGRPTKAEIKAFEGGLIIEDYKTSKASFKVLREFPENTLVEIVIWEGRNRQVRKMCEKIGHPVLSLKRTSIGNLALGDLEIGAYRHLTKNEITSLGVLNHD, encoded by the coding sequence ATGAGATTACAAAAGTTTCTAGCCAATCATGGTGTAGATTCTAGAAGAAAGTGCGAAGAGCATATAAAAGATGGTAGGGTAAAGGTCAATAATGAAGTCATTACTGAAATGGGTTTTATTGTGGATCCGGATCAGGATGAAGTAACCTTTGATGGTAAAAAAATTGGAACAAATGAGAAAAAGGTTTATATTATGCTGAACAAGCCACGAGGAGTCATTACATCCGTAAAGGACAATTTTAATAGGCAGACTGTATTAGACCTTGTTCATTTAGAGGAAAGGGTGTACCCTGTAGGGCGATTAGATTATGATACAGAAGGTCTTTTGCTATTAACCAATGATGGAGATTTTACTTATACAATGACCCACCCTAAGCATCATATAGGAAAGACATATGTAGCAAAAATAAAAGGTAGACCTACAAAGGCAGAAATAAAAGCCTTTGAAGGTGGTTTGATAATTGAAGATTATAAGACATCTAAGGCATCCTTTAAAGTACTTAGAGAGTTTCCAGAAAATACTCTCGTGGAGATTGTAATCTGGGAAGGCAGAAACCGACAGGTGCGCAAAATGTGTGAAAAAATCGGCCACCCTGTTCTAAGCTTAAAGCGGACAAGCATTGGAAATCTTGCTCTTGGAGACTTAGAAATAGGAGCTTATCGACATTTAACAAAAAACGAAATAACATCATTAGGAGTGTTAAATCATGATTGA
- a CDS encoding tRNA (mnm(5)s(2)U34)-methyltransferase produces MNIFHITKLAQDYASTAITKGDKVIDATAGNGADTVFLAEKVGQTGQVYAFDIQEDAIKNTKAKVLEKAYESRVQLIQDSHANIDQYVQGPISCVMFNLGYLPKGDPAIITKGASSIKALKKSLELLKVNGIITICVYTSHEGGVEEASIVEAYLKVLDKYRYKVLKYSCLNDQTSPYIVLIARMK; encoded by the coding sequence ATGAATATATTTCACATAACGAAATTAGCTCAAGATTATGCATCCACAGCGATCACAAAAGGAGATAAAGTAATTGATGCCACCGCAGGCAATGGTGCAGACACAGTGTTTTTAGCAGAAAAGGTGGGTCAAACTGGACAAGTTTATGCTTTTGATATACAAGAAGACGCCATTAAGAACACTAAGGCTAAAGTTTTAGAAAAAGCTTATGAGAGCAGAGTTCAATTAATTCAAGATAGCCACGCAAATATAGATCAATACGTTCAAGGCCCCATTTCATGTGTGATGTTTAATTTAGGTTATCTGCCTAAAGGAGATCCAGCCATTATCACGAAAGGGGCTTCTAGTATTAAGGCATTAAAAAAGAGCTTAGAACTATTAAAGGTAAATGGAATTATTACGATATGCGTCTATACCTCTCATGAAGGAGGAGTAGAAGAGGCCTCTATTGTAGAAGCATATCTAAAAGTACTAGATAAATACAGATACAAAGTATTAAAGTATTCCTGTTTAAATGATCAAACATCACCCTATATTGTTTTAATTGCTCGTATGAAGTAA
- a CDS encoding MurR/RpiR family transcriptional regulator: MSEYKNFTEIMLKIKEDYPNLSKGNKRIADFILNKYEKAAFMTAASLGEAVGVSEATVVRFANYLGFNGYPRFKKVLQEMIKTKLTTTQRIDMSLDKFDEEHLLNDILTADIDNIRYTLDEFDKDRFQKVIDLIVNAQTVYIVGFRTTSLLTEFLGYYLDLLLNQVKVIDSKVGDIYEQIIHAKPGDVVIGISFPRYSSKTYESMKFLKERGLKVVAITDNEMSPITRISDYYLIAKSNIISFVDTITAPMSLMNAIIVAVGLRNREKTKEIFNELEEIWAEHYIYDNSQS; the protein is encoded by the coding sequence GTGTCAGAGTACAAAAACTTTACAGAAATAATGTTAAAGATAAAAGAGGATTATCCAAATTTAAGCAAGGGAAATAAGCGAATCGCAGATTTTATCTTGAATAAATATGAAAAGGCAGCTTTTATGACAGCGGCAAGTCTGGGAGAAGCTGTAGGTGTGAGTGAGGCTACAGTAGTGCGCTTTGCTAATTACCTTGGTTTTAATGGATATCCAAGATTTAAAAAAGTCTTACAAGAAATGATAAAAACAAAATTGACTACTACTCAGCGAATTGATATGTCTTTAGACAAATTTGACGAGGAACATCTGTTAAATGATATTCTAACAGCAGATATTGATAATATCCGCTATACTCTAGATGAATTTGATAAAGATAGATTTCAAAAGGTAATTGACTTGATTGTAAATGCACAAACAGTTTATATAGTAGGTTTTCGTACTACTTCCCTTCTGACAGAGTTTTTAGGATATTATCTGGATTTATTACTCAATCAGGTAAAAGTAATTGATTCTAAAGTAGGCGATATTTACGAACAAATTATTCATGCAAAACCTGGTGATGTAGTCATAGGGATTAGCTTTCCAAGGTATTCTTCCAAAACATACGAGTCTATGAAATTTCTAAAGGAGCGTGGTCTTAAAGTTGTGGCGATAACGGACAATGAAATGTCACCTATTACAAGGATTAGCGACTATTATCTTATTGCAAAGAGCAATATCATCTCTTTTGTAGATACGATTACTGCTCCAATGAGTCTTATGAATGCTATAATTGTAGCCGTTGGCCTTAGAAATAGAGAAAAGACAAAAGAGATTTTTAATGAACTAGAAGAAATTTGGGCTGAGCATTATATATATGATAACAGTCAATCTTAA
- a CDS encoding NAD(P)/FAD-dependent oxidoreductase, which produces MSKIVVIGGGAAGMMAAGTAGARHEVILLEKNEKLGKKMFITGKGRCNFTNACEIEELIENVVTNKSFLYSAFYTFSNTSTIQLFNELGLREKVERGNRVFPQSDKSSDVIKAMSKYLEKNNVEVRLNTTVKDLLTEDGKIKGVLLENGQTIECDGVILATGGVTYSQTGSTGDGYIFAKKLGHGIIEPKGALIPLVSEDSFVKELQGLSLKNVSISLFKGNKKVKEVFGEMLFTHFGLSGPAVLSLSSIIKEEGSYTVRINLKPALDETTLDSRILRDFEKYANKSFKNALDDLLPKKMIPVIIELSGIDEYKKVNQITKEERNKIRGILQNLTVSIKGKRPINEGIITSGGIKVKEVNPATMESKVVEGLYIVGEVLDVDAVTGGFNLQIAFSTGYLAGISC; this is translated from the coding sequence ATGAGCAAAATTGTCGTTATTGGCGGAGGAGCAGCAGGTATGATGGCTGCTGGAACTGCAGGTGCGAGACATGAAGTAATATTATTAGAAAAAAATGAAAAACTAGGCAAAAAGATGTTTATAACGGGAAAAGGCAGATGTAATTTTACAAATGCCTGTGAAATAGAAGAGCTCATTGAAAATGTAGTCACCAATAAATCTTTTCTCTACAGTGCTTTTTATACTTTTAGCAATACAAGCACCATACAGCTTTTTAATGAACTAGGTTTAAGAGAAAAGGTGGAAAGAGGCAATAGGGTTTTTCCACAAAGTGACAAATCTAGTGATGTCATTAAAGCAATGAGCAAGTATTTAGAAAAGAACAATGTAGAGGTAAGGCTAAATACTACGGTAAAGGATCTTTTAACTGAAGATGGTAAAATCAAAGGAGTCTTATTAGAGAATGGTCAAACTATCGAATGTGATGGTGTTATTTTAGCTACCGGAGGAGTTACCTATAGTCAGACAGGCTCTACTGGAGATGGGTATATATTTGCTAAAAAGTTAGGACATGGAATTATTGAGCCAAAAGGAGCTCTTATTCCCCTTGTAAGCGAGGATTCTTTTGTGAAGGAATTACAGGGGCTTTCCTTAAAAAATGTTAGTATATCCCTCTTTAAGGGCAATAAAAAGGTAAAAGAAGTTTTTGGCGAAATGCTCTTTACGCATTTTGGTCTTTCAGGTCCGGCCGTATTATCTTTAAGCTCTATTATAAAAGAAGAAGGTTCATATACTGTTAGAATCAATTTAAAACCTGCTCTTGATGAAACAACCCTAGATAGTAGGATTCTTAGAGATTTTGAAAAGTACGCTAATAAGAGTTTTAAAAATGCACTTGATGATTTGCTACCTAAAAAGATGATTCCGGTGATTATAGAACTAAGCGGCATCGATGAATACAAAAAAGTAAATCAAATAACAAAAGAAGAACGCAATAAAATCAGAGGAATTTTACAGAACTTAACCGTATCTATTAAGGGCAAAAGGCCTATTAATGAAGGTATTATCACCTCAGGTGGAATAAAAGTAAAAGAAGTAAACCCTGCAACGATGGAGTCTAAAGTAGTCGAAGGGCTTTATATAGTTGGTGAAGTATTAGATGTAGATGCTGTGACAGGAGGCTTTAATCTTCAAATTGCTTTTTCAACTGGGTATTTAGCAGGAATAAGCTGTTAA